In the Rhododendron vialii isolate Sample 1 chromosome 2a, ASM3025357v1 genome, cgccgggcaatatAGTCAACAGCAATATGGatcaatgatatgagaagtcattgatccatgttgtttgttcggcaaaataagggccaatgatatgagaaatcatggctataaactgactgttcggcagttagagacattccgattacattggaccaagttacatgtgaaggaactggtccaagccgtctgttcggccatgagacggccgaacaaagaaggagctccaatcgagagtaggagcagagggaatactttGGAAGAttcagaatagtcatgtcccgtaaaggaataagatcccaagaatataggatctgagaaagatacccgacgagtatgggatgttcggcttgttatggaaaagagtcttacaaggattaaagtaatgaactgataaaggaaacgagaatccttgatatcctgggattcctatacgatttaggaatcctagggcaacacggatgcttggccagcaagcatacgtgaatctataaataaaaggaaaacctagaggtaaaaggtacgcaatacactgtattcttattgctttcctactgataattagggttcgatttctagtacgtgatactaacaaaagtatcggagggcctttgccacgagaggcaaaggtgcactcaccccctgtctattttgcaaattagggttcagacgacgagttagggttccggtgaagaggcacgaataagccgttgcgatccagttgattcgaagtaccaattgttttcatccccctacaattggcgccgtctgtgggaaacgaaagaattcccttttgaaatacgatcatggtggaagtaactccagcaacaccgcatgaaccaaaagatgtgttagatggaggaagggacaaatcaccacctggggctccgagaaagccccagggtgggcacaggaggaacacgagtaaggaccgcccccttaccgtacatcataactccaaaaatagaggagatggagagacggcttcgagatccacgagaaggagtaaatcccatcaaagggatgaatcgatcgcgcactgcAGGAGTGTGCACTATAGcaacgacgttcttgataaaaagaggcaagaagtcgaggagtatgctcgtctgattaaaaaacgagagcatgagatcagagaattggaaagaattagggagcatccggaggattctggactatctcgaagaaattctagaggcagtgggtatgctgtggtacaatacagaaaagctccttcacaaggaagaaggagcagaagcaggagcagaagtcctgctatagggcgtcatgaggcttctccacgaaaaaggggaagaaaaagtagaagccgaacaccagagagaaggacttcttcacgaaaaaggaggagcagagaccgaagttctacccccgaggaagaggacacgagaaagcatcatcgagacaggtacgagagacctgatgctgattgggtcaaggcttcggcccacaagtcaaaggagcaagaggatgggacagtaactgcacgagaagcagcacgcaaggccctgagtaatattgcagcctccccctttacaaaaaggctacaagaagcaagattgccgagcagagtgaagcacggagcgttcgtactttatgagacaaatacggatcccgtggctcacatacagcattatcaacaggccatgtttatgcatgaaggggatgattccatcttgtgcaagatgtttccctccagtcttggcaaggtggctttatcctggtttcataagttggccccacgatccatacgaggatggaggcagttggccgaggaattcactgctcggttcttgacgagcagaaaggccccaaagacatttgagagtctttccaccatgaaacaagaggagaacgagcaaattagagattatgcaaagaagtactgggaaactttcaacgagattgaaagttgcagtgaggagtacgcgattgctaccttcaagactggtttgcctgttcggggagagctgcgccgatcattgaataaacatccagtagccactttggctaaattgatggaacgaatagagcaacatgccagaatggaggatgacatactccgtgaggatggcaggagagttgccgaacagccaaagacacctgccaaaaaagtggataagccagagcccaagacttatagagagagaagggaatatgggcgggctaagaaagagccgtacaaagataagcaagctcctgacccaaaagctttcttttctatcaccacggtttggaaggaaccaatatacaggattctttatcgaataaagaatcagccgtatttcaagtggcccccgagtctaggtggagataaggatgcaaaacgtgctacgaatcagcactgcagttaccacaaagattggggccatatgaccgaggattgtgagatgtacaagaggcaccttgatgatttggtctctcggggctatctcaaagagtttatccaggaggaccctaaagagaaagggaaggctatggagctgggttacgagcaaaacccaaaaggcgtgatccatatgatacatgggttggctgcaccttatacgaggagtgaggtgaggctgttgcaaagacaggtcaaacacgatcagcacgtgatgcgattgggaaacaagagagggcgagagactgatgtatgcaatgagagcttggcattcagtgatgatgacttgggggaggttcaaataccccacaacgatgcattggtcgtaaccctacgagttggagagtatgacatcgaaagaattctagtggactcggggagttgtacagaagtattgtactatgatgcatttaagaagctgggcctggcccaatcagacttagaacagtcaacaacacctcttattgggttcggtgcaggagcagtctggccccttggaaaggtaacgttacctgttcgggctggatcagtggtgttgagaacagactttctggtggtcgatgtcccatcttcctataacgcgattatagggaggacatggttgcacaagatgagagcagtctcctcgacttatcaccagatggtgaaattcccaggctcaaatgggattgaagtccttaaaggcaatcagaaagtggctcaacagtgtttgatctccatcgtcaaaacagccccaaaggtccaccatgttcatacgttgGAAgcaccagatcaaccaactatcgaggatgttggaagaagcccggatgaaaaagtggttgaaggattggagaagattcagatcaatgagactgatcctgaaagatattttttaattggggaatcactaccagcaaacgaaaaggctgagtcgataagatttctaaaaaagtatattgatgtttttgcatgggtgccagaggaaatgcccggggtggatgcagatgtgatctgtcatcatttaaacattgaccctcaacacaagccgatcattcagaaaaaacgaagggcagccgtgcagcatgtagatgcagtgattgaggaggtcgatcgtttactggaggccaaggcaatacgtgaagtctattacccagagtggttatccaacactgttgtggtaaagaagaagaatgggaagtggagtgtctgcgtggactccacagacctgaacaaagcgtgtcctaaggacagttttcctttacccaggattgaccaattggttgatgcaacctctggttacgagcgaatgagttttctcgatgcatatcgaggatatcatcagattgctatgtttgaacctgatcaagagaagacttcgttcatcacaccacgagggttatactgttacagtgtcatgccgtttgggctgaggaacgctggggctacataccaaagacttgcaaccattatgttcaaaaagctcattGGGAatactttggaagtttacatagatgatatggtggtaaagagtcgagaaaaaggagggcatattactgacttaaaagaagtgttcgaaatcctgaggaagtataaactaaaactcaacgcctcgaagtgtgcgtttggagttggttcaggaaaattcctgggccatttggtaactatgagagggatagaggcaaatcccgatcagattgatgccttgcagatactacagagtcccaaaactaccaaggaagtccagaggctgactggaatggcagcggcacttaacagattcatcagcaggtcaagcgacaaatgcagacccttttttcagctattgaaaaagagggagggatttgaatggggagcagaatgtgagcaagctttccaggacctgaagaagtacctggccgagcccccactgttgtcaactccacagcctggtgagtctttaattctatacttagctgtttccgagaatgcagtaagtgcagttctgttgagggatttggggatcgagcaaatccctatttattatgttagcaagacattgttggacgcagagacaagatatctgcctttagaaaaacttgtcctggcacttaggacagccacaaggaaattgccacattacttccaaagccataaagttgtagtacatactgagtatccattaaaatcactgcttcgaaaggcagacttctcggggaggatctcgacatggtccgtggagttaagccagtacgatctcgaatatcagccacgcacagcaatcaagggccaagtattggcagattttgtggcagaattttcacccactgtggctcccctacctcctacgagaaaggaacagatgactgagacatcatccatgaagggTCAACctgcagccgaacaggatcccacggagtggaagctattcgttgacggatcagcatgtaatactggttctggaattggggttgtcctttttcctcctcaaggagttctgattgaactatctgttcggcttggattcagtgcatcgaataatgtggctgaatatgaggcacttttggctggattaagaagtgcaaaaacccttaaagcagaacgggttagggtgtattgtgattcccagcttgttgtgaatcaactgtccagcgagtacgagactcgaaatgaaaagatggtggcctacgtgcaggcggccaaggacttgcttgataccttcgagagggtatatattgagcagataagttcaggacagaatgctcatgcagattccttagcttggttggctacagctgtaccaactgagttcaaaagaagggtggcagtagaatatctaaatgagccgagcattgggaggactgtagacttggtcttggacgtgaaccaaggaccaagttggatggacccaatcatggagttcttacaagacgagatactcccttctgacaaaaaggaggcccacaagataagggtcaaatctgctaggttttggctgtccccagagggaaaattgtacaggaaatcctttacgggtccatatttgctatgcgtacatcctgaaatggtacagaagttcTTTCACGaagtccacgagggaacatgtgggagccatgctggagggagatccattgcccaccgagcaattactcaaggctactggtggccacacatgcaagaagatgcaaaggtgtatgtgaagatttgtgagaagtgtcaaaaattctcaccaatgattcgaacacccgccgaagatctggtgcctttgacaagtccctggccgtttgctcaatgggggatggatatcgtgggtccattgcacaaaacaactgggaatcgaaaattcctgcttgtagcaactgactattttacaaagtggattgaggcagaaccactagccaaaatcactgaacctatgatagaaaggttcgtatggaaaagcataatcactcgttttggggtcccttattcattgatcacaaacaatggatcccaattccagaagaaattcaaggctttttgtgcccaatatggaataagaaattattattccaccccagcctaccctcagagtaatgggcaagcagaggcgtctaataaaactatccttgatggaatcaagaaaagattgaacaaagctaagggaaagtggcctgacgagttaccattggttctgtgggctcatcgaacaacgcctaggaggtctatgggagagaccccctattcattggcctatggaacagaggctgtcatacctctggaggtaggCCTACCGACCAACAGGatcgttttggttgaaagtggaggcaatgacagggcccttcaaatcgagcttgaccttgccgaggagaggagagaaaaagccttggttcatcttgcttcttaccaagaacagctgatgaaaagctacaacaagcatgttcaccctcgagaatttggtgttggggacctcgtactacgaaaagtgctcggcaacaccaaggtggctaacgaaggcaagttgggggcaaattgggaaggtccgtatcgagtgactgagattgtaggcataggggcctataggttggtagatttggatggtaatccaattccgaggccttggaatgttcataatctacgaaagttctttgtttaaaagaagcattcagttctgttttagatttgcactacgtgattgtgtggaaattacgaatataattcccttgttctatattttagttgcaaggggtacgaataaacgccctcttgagttttaccgattatgaataaaatcacttttttagtataattgttatgttctaatctagaatattggtatttgttttaaatacgaactacgagattagtttccctcattcgtactggggagcagggtatatagtttagtacgtgaaactgaaacacaagtatgaaacacttgtaagattttcaaaaactgaaacacttgtaagattttcaaaactttaagtatgtgatacttaggcgtttttgtgtGAATACATCCAATACacaagtagttctaagtacgtaatacttagaagttgtggtgtgagtacgtgaaactcaacgaatgcaagtatgagactcttgtaaacgtttattggcatggcttgaaaacataacgagtatatgttagccacatttgttcaaagtacgagaaacttaaaaacattaagtacgtgacgcttaaacacaagtatgaaacacttgtgtgattttcaaacagttaagtacgtgacacttaaacacaagtatgaaacacttgtgtgattaagtatgagcacacttatatgccttaaaCTTAAgaaccattcaaggtggaacgcttttaagtacgtgaaacttaaaattcagaacaggaaatcatgtgtgaaagatttgctaaaagtccgagatacttatgcaaacaaatgatgtttaaacagtacgaaatacttagattgaaattgcatacgaacagatgcagcaaacatggaagccgagcaaaacataaaagttatacCACGAAAGGCcaaatacctgttttaaaatacagtattgatagtactggtaccacgcagggtaaagaaagctatggtcatgcaagaccagccggatgatttttaaaactacctgtttactatcttaatccaggttctgaacctcaagagggacatcagcctcagcaacagcaatagcagtttgtacctctgggataacaatctcagtggtcacttccaaaacagatgattgcacaacgacattttgtgattcaacttgtatttcttcatcaacatctgcaaagtcatcaatctgttgatcaacatcatctgctggagctgcaacttggcgacttggtagatcattctcaacccataggggagaatcctcagcaactcctgcctttgtaaggcacgcctcccagcaagcaacccagatttgatcttgaatatcaggcatctgctcgacataacttgatgttgtggcgtcaaaacccttctgataaccatcttcaaaggatatgcctttttggtgctgtccatctcggccaaaacttgatgaaggctctcctccgtggtctcaagcttgccctttgtctcagacaaatcagctttagctttatctctctccctctctaatctcgtgactgttcggatcagcctggtgttgtcatttaaaagcctgatcctctcggcttcagcttcctggaatttttggcccagtacgaccattttttggataaactatagcagataccaaaacgtgagtaacttttctcttaaatattagaaaaatggagctttaaaaagagaagtttatgttaccttgattccactgacgagaccagtggacacaagccgatcagggggagacgaagactctttctgtaagtcaacaggaagtagcaacccttgggccagagcaagtgctatttccgacgaactagcactgtccccgacgtgaacgggacggtctcccctagtgaatagaggagtccatgtttgaggaagtacttgggtagttggtgaaacagggtgatgtgtttcggtgtctgcttgagaagcagtaccagtcgggtcttctgatctaggccgtttgtctctgtgagcatcactggcctctatggtagtctccacttcacgagatgaagtggagcggttcgaacctcctctgttacgaAGGGGCGTTCCccgtggaagctacccgaccagatccccgtccccgagaagagacggtgaggagagagctgaggtttaaaggctgacgtgtcatggtgcttgagttaggagaaaattgagagtaacctgaagaggatgattgactggtgtcaagattcaatactggctattcgggttgaagaggaatgacctgtctggatcttcgaactctaactcgaggtaacggaactccttcgaaaatagggatttcacccaattgaccagctacagttaatCCTGCATtggctcttgtgctcctaggctgaggagcagttgatgtggaggcagcactggtgctggggtgagcaagcctcctgtcgataacacctctgtacgcaggatcgtatcccagaagcacgtcagcgtcacgaccccgaccagctgttcgggtaccaggcacgcctttatattttaggactttgttaatgtcctctgttcggatgttgcttggtgtacgtctgggacgataaTTAAcattttcagctgcaaaattcaaatcgaaaaaccaaatttagtacatggaaaggctacgagaaagcagtaaatgaagaattgtaaaagggtaaaatcaagagcatacgtggatagccccatatgtgggggcaatggagccccagcacttggccatcttcccctaaaggctcgaatgctccagtcacatagaggaagtcgatctcgtggtcacgagcagaatctggcagattgagcacgaagcgcttctctgctctcctaactttgaagtagtaagtattgtactcagggtttagtactatactataccaccactggatgtcccagattcctaaattggtctctagaatcccatttagggctatagtcctcATTATCAATctgaaaacgttcgtagaaacttgcatgggtgtaagacgataccagctcaaaatctggcgaagtaatggatgaagggggaaacggaccccgccttcgacaatggacacgattgggatacacattctatcccacgatccagcgtccctatccgctcctaatggggcgagttcaagccctacgtttttaggaatattgtatttttctctaaatgccgccatggcagcaggggtatcacaaagcttcctaaacttactgggtctaggagggttgtcatccgccatgagtatattcagaaaagaagaaaagatggaaatgggtacgaattgaaaccctagaaacaacccacaaaatctgagaatgagatctcagatggaaacctaagaagaagaaagggagtgAGAGcgagaatcttacgagaatattgtgacgattccctggagtgcaatcgagtttgcagacggcggcaatggcggaaagctttaaagagaaaaactgaaagtttgaatgttttggatgaaaaaccaaaaagagccctttcaggggtttaagggtaagagacggagacgaaacgtctcctctcacgccgttgcaggttaaagtaacggaaagcagaaaccgttctgacaccgtttcatagaacgtcagttcgaaattaatgctaggcatacgaaaacgtgccacgtggagtcgtttaccctGAAATGATATAATGACAGAggtgccaaaaggcatcaatgaaatattgaaaatatgactgcacgggatcagaagagtctgatCTGAATTAAAtcctgtttctaagcatcatatatttccctcgaacagtggtaaataaatgaagctggggagcaattgtagggaggcattcccgaacacatacatttagttgccgaacacgtgatattcgggagcacgtggtaaatatgacaggacttaccgccgggcaatatAGTCAACAGCAATATGGatcaatgatatgagaagtcattgatccatgctgtttgttcggcaaaataagggccaatgatatgagaaatcatggctataaactgactgttcggcagttagagacattccgattacattggaccaagttacatgtgaaggaactggtccaagccgtctgttcggccatgagacggccgaataaagaaggagctccaatcgagagtaggagcagagggaatactctggaagattcagaatagtcatgtcccgtaaaggaataagatcccaagaatataggatctgagaaagatacccgacgagtatgggatgttcggcttgttatggaaaagagtcttacaaggattaaagtaatgaactgataaaggaaacgagaatccttgatatcctgggattcctatacgatttaggaatcctagggcaacacggatgcttggccaacAAGCATacgtgaatctataaataaaaggaaaacctagaggtaaaaggtacgcaatacactgtattcttattgctttcctactgataattagggttcgatttctagtacgtgatactaacaaaagcatcggagggcctttgccacgagaggcaaaggtgcactcacccctgtctattttgcagattagggttcagacgacgagttagggttccggtgaagaggcacgaataagccgttgcgatccagttgattcgaagtaccaattgttttcatccccctacacccCCCACTCTCTCATGCCCATGTAGGGTATTCAATTTATGGGGATTCTGatgaaaccacaacaaaagaaCTAATGGCTGCTTTTGCTTTTTTGGATATTTACATTTTGGAAGAACATGTTCCATACCTAAACTTTCTATGGGCCTGTGAAACTCTTCAGTTTTATGAAAGTAGTCTCATTACCACTCATCTTCATGGGTTTAAATCTGCTTTGCCTCTTATAAGGCTTTGGATGAAAGTGAGCACTGCTCCTCATTATGACCCATTCTGGGTTGATTATCAAGTGAACCATGAAAAAGTGGTTAAACTCCATAACAAAGTGTTGGAACTCAACAATTCTACTTGGGTCTTACATCCTAATCCTTCGAAGACTCTTCTCAAAAAACATCAGAATTGGCTGAAGAGAAAAACCCATAGGAAGGCTGAACTTCTggccaaagctgagataaagGTGATGGCCATGAGGCCCTTGGTggataagaaaataaagatgGATGCAGAAGAGATGGCCAGGGACAAAGAACATGACTTCCTGACCTATGCTTGGGATAAATTTCATGTGTTTGTGACTTGGAGTTTCCCACACTACTTTGAAATCATCCAGTTTGACGCTGAGGGCAACCCCATTGCGCCCATCGAAGCCTAGATTTGTAGGCTTTTCCTATGTCCCacttttgtttttagtttttatttcctttcaagCAGGCTATGTAATATGTTTCTACTATAAATGAAAAAGTAAGCCTCAATCTATAGGCTTTTATGTTATGATCACTTGTCTTTGAATCACTTTCAATTTAGTAATTTCTCATGAATCAATCGATTCCCAGGGAGATGGAAAGTATGTTTTCAAGTATTTCCCATTAATCGTTCTCTCATGTGCAATTCCAAGAACTGATTCCAGTTGATAAGCCCCACCTCTCAAAACTTTTAATACACGAAATGGTCCctcccaatttggagaccatttgccaaattttcctttctttttcttgtctaATGGCAAAATTGCCTTCCATACTAAATCACCCTCTGCAAATGATTTTGCATGAACTCTTTTATTGTAAACTCTTTCTAGTTTTTTCTTCTATGCTTGTATGTTGCTTAAAGCATCAATTATGGACTCCTCCAGTCCATCTAACTCTCTATACATCGcttcttcaaaatcaaaattacatGGATCATAATGCCTAGCAATTCTGTGAGAAGCAACATTAATCTCGACGGGCAAAACTGCAGCTTGTCCATATACCAATTCATATGGTGTAGCTTTTGTACTATCCCTTTTTGACATTTTGTAAGCCCATAGAACTTTTGGAAATAAATCATGCCATTCTCTGGGATTATTGGTAATCATTTTTGACAaggtatttttaataattttattggTAGATTCCACTTGCGCATTCGCTTGAGCATAATAAGgagaagaatttaaaattttgactcCAAATGAACTAGCATAAGCCATTACCTCTTAACCATTAAATACAAATGCTTGGTCAACCGTAATTGTTTCAGGAATGCCAAATCGACAGAAAATATATTCCTCTAAGAAATCAATTACCTGTTCTTGAGCTACACTTTTTTAACGGAATAGCTTCTGTCCACTTTGTGAAATAATCAGTAGCCACCATTACATACTCATGTTGCAAAGAAGAATGAGGTATAATTTCAGCAATCATATCAATTGCCCAACCTCTAAAAAGGCCATGGTTTAACAATTGATTGTAAGGGAAAGGCTGGAATCCTCTGAATTGGTCCATGTTGCTGACATTTTTTACAACCCCTTGCATATGAAATACAATCCTTTCTTATAGTTGGCCAATAATAGCCATATCTTTTAAGTAACCATTTCATCTTTTCTCCAGACTGATGAGATCCACAGATTCCCTCATGAACTTCTCCCATCACTGTCATTGTTTGAGGTTTCGCAATACATAACAATAACACCTCATCTGATGATTTTCTAAATAAATCATCACCCAAGATAATGTAATTAATTGTCCTTTGTtttatatttctatctgttttttcatttggattttcTAAAAATCTTTTTATTGGAATCCTCCAATCATCAAATAGGGTTATTTCCATAACATCCAAATCATCTCTATCTCTTTCAATAGAGAAAGGCAAAAATCTTTTTTGCACCCTTATTAATTTCTCATTTTGCCCTTCTGGAATTCTGATTCCATAAGCTATTTGTGCCATTTGATTGGCATCACCATTTTctaatctaaaaatatgtaactGTATATCATCAAAGTATGACATAAGAATTTTAACTTTCTGCAGTTGTAATTCTAATAAGGGATGATAACACTTGTATTCACCTGTTACCTGTCGAATCACCAACTGTGAGTCCCCCGTAATATTCAAATATCTCACATTTAATTATTTTGCAATTTACAAACAATAATTAAagctt is a window encoding:
- the LOC131317365 gene encoding uncharacterized protein LOC131317365; amino-acid sequence: MAVVDHLVDATAGHKFLSFMDGYSGYNQIFIAEEDTNKTTFRCPRYIVLFEWIVMAFGLKNAGATYQRTMNVIFHDLIGRFMEVYIDDVVVKSHTFDEHIDHLKQVLLRMRHYQLKMNATKCAFGVTARNFLGFLVHKKGIEIDKDKAKSIIEAQPPTNKQELQQFLGQVNFLRRFISNLSGKTLAFSPLLRLKSQKDFKWKEEHQKAFEFLKLSLTKPPVLMPPIYGKPLKLYILANHESIGSLLAQDNENGHEQAIYYLSRRLNELKGQALADFLVDHPNMLMERDEFEVHMVEIRPWKLSFDGSKTDKGVEAGVVFMSPKGELLQFSFQLDENRIVSNNQAEYEALIIVTGEYKCYHPLLELQLQKVKILMSYFDDIQLHIFRLENGDANQMAQIAYGIRIPEGQNEKLIRVQKRFLPFSIERDRDDLDVMEITLFDDWRIPIKRFLENPNEKTDRNIKQRTINYIILGDDLFRKSSDEVLLLCIAKPQTMTVMGEVHEGICGSHQSGEKMKCNMDQFRGFQPFPYNQLLNHGLFRGWAIDMIAEIIPHSSLQHEYVMVATDYFTKWTEAIPLKKCSSRTEVMAYASSFGVKILNSSPYYAQANAQVESTNKIIKNTLSKMITNNPREWHDLFPKVLWAYKMSKRDSTKATPYELVYGQAAVLPVEINVASHRIARHYDPCNFDFEEAMYRELDGLEESIIDALSNIQA